A portion of the Chloroflexota bacterium genome contains these proteins:
- a CDS encoding tetratricopeptide repeat protein: MTSKLARFCDALIEAGWLAALITVPLFFNVYSSRVFEPDKISVLRAIVFVMVGAWLVKQVDGLARPTKAQRPLREQMREIIRIPLVLPTLLLVLAYLISTIFSVVPRISFWGSYQRLQGTLTTLCYIAIFFLMLGHLRRPAQLRRLFYAVILTSVPISLYGIWQRLQQDPLPWGGDVVHRVAANMGNPIFVAAYLIMAFFLTLEPMTEAFARMWDVEGGSLWDAILAGCGLFILIIQVTTGIVLSQSRGPFLGWVAGLYVFALLVLIALWRWALTMPQVPGSLRRALRWVWIAPIILALLLGGFLVLFNLPNSPLAGLRQESGLGRLGTILDLETGTNRVRTLIWQGAVRMIAPHEPLAYPDGSEDRFNVLRPLIGYGPESMWVAYNPFYPPELAHLERRNASPDRSHNETFDALIITGLFGFLAYFYLFTSIFYYSLRWLGLIRTRSDRNLFLALAAGSAALGIVIPWILDGSLRLAGVGIPFGFIIGVVGFVTLAAFRARRDVMDTEAPTAAPRDPRRELLIIALLSTIVAHFVEIHFGIAIVASRTYFWALTALLVVVGTGRLQEAPAMAEATPPPTTRRRRRQRRRRPQPQPDTGRSTLLDVWPYVGIGALIFITLAYDYITSVPKNLNTWEIFWRSLTTRYDTQTRQGVPGLGIIWLLGFTWLVGGLLLVGQLGQVKRWTARQALRALGAYTAGCWAVFLAFGLYQAHRMAWRPAPGESALTHVANHFLIYVVVVIATMIGTAALLWLQEDRFRLPPYATLYAPLAGIVTTVIAAIVILNVCVHPIQADIYYKQGQAYDAERRWTQSAMLYRRALDLAPNEDYYYLFLGRALLEQARQTKDPNVRQQLLQQAEETLTRAQQLNPLNTDHTANLARLYRNWGELMSDPKEKEARWQQSLHYYELAVRLSPNAAHLYNEWGLVHYLLGGLYWQQGQQDLAREQFDQALARYQQSLALDARYEQTYLLMGDLYNALGEWAKAASAYEKALALRPNQPQAWKVWRALRDIYARQGRLEDAITAAQQYLQYQPNDPSGHEALARLYEETGRLRDALAEAKLARDLAPEEKRPALDQYITRLENRLSQQP; the protein is encoded by the coding sequence ATGACCAGCAAACTTGCCCGCTTCTGCGATGCCCTTATCGAGGCCGGATGGCTGGCGGCGCTTATCACCGTACCGCTCTTCTTCAACGTCTATTCCTCGCGCGTCTTCGAACCGGATAAGATCAGCGTGCTGCGAGCCATCGTCTTCGTCATGGTCGGGGCATGGCTGGTCAAGCAGGTGGACGGCCTGGCACGCCCCACGAAGGCGCAGCGCCCTCTGCGGGAGCAGATGCGGGAGATCATCCGTATCCCACTGGTGCTCCCTACCCTGCTCCTGGTCCTGGCCTATCTCATCAGCACGATCTTCTCCGTGGTGCCACGGATCAGCTTCTGGGGATCCTATCAACGCCTCCAGGGCACCCTGACCACCCTCTGCTACATCGCGATCTTCTTCCTGATGTTGGGGCACCTACGACGTCCCGCCCAGCTCCGACGCCTGTTCTATGCCGTCATCCTCACCAGCGTGCCCATCAGCCTTTACGGCATCTGGCAACGGCTCCAGCAGGATCCCCTCCCGTGGGGCGGCGATGTGGTTCATCGGGTGGCGGCCAACATGGGAAACCCCATCTTCGTCGCCGCCTATCTGATCATGGCCTTCTTCCTCACGCTGGAGCCAATGACCGAGGCCTTCGCCCGCATGTGGGACGTGGAGGGCGGGAGCCTTTGGGATGCGATCCTGGCCGGCTGCGGCCTGTTCATCCTCATCATCCAGGTGACCACCGGGATCGTCCTCAGCCAGAGCCGAGGGCCTTTCCTGGGCTGGGTCGCCGGGCTCTACGTCTTCGCCCTGCTGGTGCTCATCGCCCTCTGGAGGTGGGCGCTGACGATGCCACAGGTCCCCGGCAGCCTGCGCCGGGCGCTCCGCTGGGTGTGGATCGCCCCCATTATCCTGGCCCTGCTCCTGGGCGGCTTCCTCGTCCTCTTCAACCTTCCCAACAGCCCCCTGGCCGGGCTACGCCAGGAGTCGGGGCTGGGCCGCCTGGGTACCATCCTAGACCTGGAGACCGGCACCAACCGGGTCCGCACGCTGATCTGGCAGGGGGCCGTGCGCATGATCGCCCCACACGAGCCCCTGGCCTACCCGGACGGCTCGGAGGATCGGTTTAACGTGCTGCGCCCGCTGATCGGCTACGGCCCGGAATCCATGTGGGTCGCCTACAATCCCTTCTATCCCCCCGAGCTGGCCCATCTGGAGCGACGCAACGCCTCGCCGGATCGGTCGCATAACGAGACGTTCGACGCGCTGATCATCACCGGGCTATTCGGCTTCCTGGCCTACTTTTATCTGTTCACGTCGATCTTCTACTATAGCCTGCGCTGGCTGGGGCTCATCCGCACCCGCTCCGACCGAAACCTCTTCCTCGCGCTGGCGGCGGGCAGCGCCGCGCTCGGCATCGTGATCCCGTGGATCCTGGACGGTTCGCTGCGCCTGGCGGGTGTGGGCATACCCTTCGGATTCATCATCGGCGTGGTCGGGTTTGTCACGCTGGCAGCGTTCCGGGCCCGTCGGGACGTGATGGACACGGAGGCGCCCACCGCTGCACCCCGAGACCCTCGTCGGGAGCTGCTCATCATCGCCTTGCTCTCCACCATCGTGGCCCACTTCGTGGAGATCCACTTCGGGATCGCCATCGTCGCCAGCCGGACGTACTTCTGGGCCCTGACCGCCCTGCTCGTCGTGGTCGGCACGGGACGGCTGCAGGAGGCCCCCGCAATGGCCGAGGCCACCCCTCCGCCCACCACACGACGCCGCCGACGCCAGCGCCGACGGCGCCCTCAGCCCCAGCCCGATACAGGCCGCTCCACGCTGCTCGACGTGTGGCCCTACGTGGGCATTGGCGCCCTGATCTTCATCACCCTGGCATACGACTACATCACCAGCGTGCCGAAGAATCTCAACACGTGGGAGATCTTCTGGCGCTCGCTCACGACCCGATACGACACCCAGACCAGGCAGGGCGTCCCAGGGTTGGGGATCATCTGGCTGCTCGGCTTCACCTGGCTGGTGGGAGGCCTGCTGCTGGTCGGGCAGCTGGGCCAGGTCAAACGCTGGACGGCCCGGCAGGCGCTTCGGGCGTTGGGGGCGTACACGGCGGGCTGCTGGGCGGTATTTCTCGCTTTCGGGCTCTACCAGGCGCACCGGATGGCCTGGCGCCCCGCCCCCGGCGAGTCAGCCCTCACCCACGTGGCGAATCATTTCCTGATCTACGTCGTGGTGGTCATCGCGACCATGATCGGAACCGCAGCCCTCCTGTGGCTACAGGAGGATCGCTTCCGCCTGCCCCCCTATGCCACCCTGTACGCGCCCCTGGCGGGGATCGTCACGACCGTCATCGCCGCCATCGTGATCCTCAACGTCTGCGTCCACCCCATCCAGGCGGACATCTACTACAAGCAGGGACAGGCGTACGACGCGGAACGCCGGTGGACCCAAAGCGCCATGCTGTATCGACGGGCGCTGGACCTGGCGCCCAACGAGGATTATTACTACCTCTTCCTGGGACGCGCTCTGCTGGAGCAGGCACGCCAGACGAAAGATCCGAACGTCCGGCAACAATTGCTGCAGCAGGCCGAGGAGACGCTGACGCGAGCCCAACAGCTGAACCCCCTCAACACGGATCACACGGCCAACCTGGCTCGCCTCTATCGCAATTGGGGCGAGCTGATGAGCGATCCCAAGGAAAAGGAAGCGCGTTGGCAACAGTCGCTGCACTATTACGAGCTAGCCGTTCGGCTCAGCCCCAACGCGGCGCATTTGTACAATGAGTGGGGATTGGTTCATTACCTGTTGGGCGGGCTCTACTGGCAACAGGGACAACAGGATCTGGCCAGAGAGCAGTTCGACCAGGCACTGGCCCGCTATCAGCAGTCACTGGCGCTGGACGCCCGGTACGAGCAAACCTATCTGCTTATGGGCGATCTGTATAACGCGCTCGGGGAGTGGGCCAAAGCCGCATCCGCATACGAGAAGGCGCTGGCGCTGCGCCCCAACCAGCCGCAGGCATGGAAGGTATGGAGGGCGCTTCGGGACATCTACGCCCGTCAGGGCCGCCTGGAGGACGCGATCACCGCCGCCCAGCAATACCTCCAATACCAGCCCAACGATCCCTCCGGTCATGAGGCGCTGGCGCGGCTCTACGAGGAAACAGGCCGTCTGCGTGACGCGCTGGCGGAAGCCAAGCTGGCACGTGACCTAGCGCCGGAAGAGAAACGCCCGGCGCTGGACCAATACATCACCCGATTGGAGAATCGGCTGAGCCAACAGCCATGA
- a CDS encoding undecaprenyl/decaprenyl-phosphate alpha-N-acetylglucosaminyl 1-phosphate transferase yields the protein MLILTSALVLAIGGTPMARYAALRLGILDQPNARKVHTNPIPLLGGVAIYAAFILALVLFGDKFYVNQMVGIFVGATLVSFMGLWDDRRGLSPLLRLAGQIVAALILIASGVQVQLFRWPLLNIAITTLWVVGITNALNFLDNMDGLAGGLAVIAATFYLLLALMSGQYLVGALAAALLGACLGFLVYNFNPASIFMGDSGSLFLGFMLAAVGIKLRFPDNVYIVTWMVPVLVMGLPIFDMTLVVFSRLRRGLNPMTSPGRDHISHRLVRMGASRREAVLICYLLAGALGILALFVTQASIAEGYTVGAIAAAAGLWGIWRLEKVL from the coding sequence ATGTTGATTCTAACCAGCGCGCTGGTGCTCGCCATCGGCGGGACGCCCATGGCCCGCTATGCGGCCCTGCGCCTGGGAATCCTGGACCAGCCCAACGCCCGGAAAGTGCACACCAATCCGATCCCGCTGCTGGGCGGGGTGGCGATCTACGCGGCGTTCATCCTGGCCCTCGTCCTGTTCGGCGACAAATTTTATGTCAACCAGATGGTGGGGATCTTCGTAGGCGCCACCCTGGTGTCCTTCATGGGGCTGTGGGATGACCGCCGGGGACTCTCCCCCCTGCTGCGGCTGGCCGGGCAGATCGTCGCCGCCCTGATCCTCATCGCCTCCGGCGTCCAGGTGCAGCTCTTCCGGTGGCCCCTCCTGAACATCGCCATTACAACGCTATGGGTCGTGGGGATCACCAATGCGCTGAACTTCCTGGACAACATGGATGGGCTGGCCGGGGGATTGGCCGTCATCGCTGCCACGTTCTATCTGCTCCTGGCGCTGATGAGCGGACAGTACCTGGTGGGGGCGCTGGCGGCCGCGCTGTTAGGCGCGTGCCTGGGGTTCCTGGTGTACAACTTCAACCCGGCCAGCATCTTCATGGGCGACAGCGGATCGCTCTTCCTGGGCTTCATGCTGGCGGCCGTGGGCATCAAGCTGCGGTTCCCCGACAACGTCTATATCGTCACCTGGATGGTCCCCGTGCTAGTCATGGGATTGCCCATCTTCGATATGACGCTGGTGGTGTTCTCCAGGCTGCGCCGCGGGCTGAACCCGATGACCTCGCCCGGCCGGGACCACATCTCGCACCGCCTGGTGAGGATGGGAGCCTCTCGCCGGGAGGCGGTGCTGATCTGCTACCTGCTGGCGGGAGCTTTGGGAATCCTCGCCCTCTTCGTCACGCAGGCCTCCATTGCGGAGGGATACACGGTGGGGGCGATCGCCGCCGCGGCCGGCCTCTGGGGCATCTGGCGTCTGGAGAAGGTCCTGTAG
- a CDS encoding sigma-70 family RNA polymerase sigma factor — MTAHATTEAELIRRSQQGDEQAFGELVQRYYRLVMSIAYRLSNDPQLAEDMAQETFLKAWQALPRFRIKGEEATGFRPWLCRIAVNTTIDEMRRQRPIADLEESMISPVTQPSEALDRAVDAEAVRSAIARLPERSRAALILREYEGLSYQEIAEALDIPIGTVMSRLNYARKRLREELEAYLKPENPKG, encoded by the coding sequence ATGACCGCTCACGCGACCACCGAAGCAGAATTGATCCGGCGCAGCCAACAAGGCGATGAGCAAGCCTTCGGCGAACTGGTTCAACGCTACTACCGACTGGTGATGAGCATCGCATATCGCCTGTCCAACGACCCACAGTTGGCCGAGGATATGGCACAGGAGACGTTTCTGAAGGCCTGGCAGGCCCTTCCTCGTTTCCGCATCAAGGGGGAAGAAGCCACCGGATTCCGCCCGTGGCTCTGTCGGATCGCGGTCAACACGACCATCGATGAGATGAGACGGCAGCGCCCCATCGCTGACCTGGAGGAAAGCATGATATCTCCGGTCACCCAACCTTCGGAGGCGCTGGACCGAGCCGTCGACGCCGAGGCGGTGCGATCGGCCATCGCTCGCCTGCCGGAACGAAGCCGGGCCGCCCTGATCCTGCGAGAATATGAGGGATTATCCTATCAGGAGATCGCAGAGGCGCTGGACATACCCATCGGGACGGTCATGTCCCGGCTGAATTACGCTCGAAAGCGGCTACGAGAGGAGTTGGAGGCCTATCTCAAGCCGGAAAATCCAAAGGGATAG
- the glgA gene encoding glycogen synthase GlgA: MSEPRPLKVLYLSAEVVPFAKTGGLADVAGALPKAIRALGHDIRVAMPRYGRISPERFDLRPRLEPFPIPMDDMEEPASILEGRIGDGVPVYFVENARLFDREGIYMYPDDAERFIFFCRAALEMCRQMDWRPDVVHCNDWHTAIIPNWMQTIYRDDPFFGEVATVYTIHNLAYQGIFGYRVLEIAGINEYGFIAHPDLAPDLNDVVDLMARGILFADIINTVSERYAQEILTPEFGERLDPILRDRRDRLFGVLNGIDYDLYNPATDAHITSHFDVDHLDDRLPNKSALQQEAGLPERNDIPLIGAISRLTDQKGFDLIAEIIDAWMQHVPSQFILLGTGEQRYHDLFERIHERYPERISVFLTFNAPLAQRIYAGCDMFLMPSRFEPCGLGQMIAMRYGAVPVVRATGGLADTVANYDPRTQEGNGFSFEPYDAMALYATLVRATETYKYRDVWRRLMLRGMRSDFSWDRSARKYVDLYYRAIATKHGAHRPEEYDVLRRGSTAERMGGDE, translated from the coding sequence ATGAGCGAACCACGCCCCTTGAAAGTGCTCTACCTCTCCGCGGAGGTTGTCCCGTTTGCGAAGACCGGCGGACTGGCCGATGTGGCCGGGGCGCTCCCCAAGGCGATCCGGGCGTTGGGCCATGACATCCGGGTGGCGATGCCCCGGTATGGTCGCATCTCGCCCGAGCGATTTGATCTCAGGCCCAGGTTGGAGCCCTTCCCCATCCCCATGGATGATATGGAGGAGCCGGCCTCCATCCTGGAGGGGCGCATTGGGGATGGAGTGCCGGTCTATTTCGTGGAGAACGCTCGGCTGTTTGATCGGGAGGGGATTTACATGTATCCCGACGACGCCGAGCGATTCATTTTCTTCTGCCGGGCGGCTCTGGAGATGTGCCGCCAGATGGACTGGCGCCCGGATGTGGTTCATTGCAATGACTGGCACACGGCCATCATCCCCAACTGGATGCAGACGATCTATCGGGATGATCCCTTTTTCGGCGAGGTGGCGACCGTATACACGATTCACAATCTGGCCTACCAGGGGATCTTTGGCTATCGTGTCCTGGAGATCGCCGGCATCAACGAGTACGGTTTCATCGCCCACCCGGACCTGGCGCCCGACCTGAACGATGTGGTGGATCTGATGGCGCGCGGGATCCTCTTCGCCGATATCATCAACACCGTCAGCGAGCGGTATGCCCAGGAGATCCTGACGCCGGAGTTCGGCGAGCGGCTGGACCCCATCTTGCGGGACCGGCGTGACCGGCTGTTTGGCGTGCTCAATGGCATCGATTATGATCTGTACAACCCCGCGACCGATGCCCATATCACCTCTCACTTCGATGTGGATCATCTGGACGATCGGCTGCCGAACAAATCGGCTCTGCAGCAGGAGGCTGGGCTGCCGGAGCGCAACGACATCCCGCTCATCGGAGCGATCTCCCGTCTAACCGACCAGAAGGGGTTCGATCTGATCGCGGAGATCATCGACGCCTGGATGCAGCACGTGCCCAGCCAGTTCATCCTGTTGGGCACCGGCGAGCAACGGTACCACGATCTGTTCGAGCGTATTCACGAGCGTTACCCGGAGCGGATCTCCGTGTTCCTCACCTTCAACGCCCCGCTGGCCCAGCGGATCTACGCGGGCTGCGACATGTTCCTGATGCCCTCCCGCTTCGAGCCGTGTGGCCTGGGGCAGATGATCGCGATGCGGTATGGGGCCGTCCCCGTGGTGCGGGCTACGGGGGGGCTGGCGGATACGGTGGCCAACTATGATCCCCGTACTCAGGAGGGCAACGGGTTCTCCTTTGAGCCTTATGATGCCATGGCGTTGTACGCCACCCTGGTGCGGGCCACTGAGACCTACAAGTATCGGGACGTGTGGCGTCGGCTGATGCTGCGGGGCATGCGCTCGGATTTCTCCTGGGATCGATCGGCTCGAAAGTATGTGGACCTGTACTATCGGGCGATCGCCACCAAGCACGGCGCACATCGCCCCGAGGAGTACGATGTATTGCGTCGCGGAAGCACGGCTGAGCGAATGGGTGGTGACGAGTAA
- a CDS encoding L-lactate permease, which produces MSSLSIGPFTWLLAFSPILVSVALMVGARWSGAKAGWVGWCLALGVAAFAFGGGTRLLWYSQLKGLLLTFFVLYIVWFALALFHVVDEAGALQVISVGVARLTADRTMQLLILSWVFASFLQGVTGFGVPVAVVAPLLVGLGFPAMTGVVAASIGHAWAITFGSIASSFYALMAITGMDGFTLAPWTTFLLGVACFFSGLVPAYLYQGWPSLRHSLPAVLVIGSVMAVVQYGMATHGLWNLASFIAGLTGLAVAAALTRLPMYRGSAGEQLANRRHLDAPIRISVPAALSAYLILLLVVVVAQFVPPFPDLLNRVRIVMHFPETRTALGWVNPAGTGRTISVFGHAGALIFYTCVISYLVYRRLGCYAPGTPGRIVRRTARGAWKSSLAILFLVGMAMAMADSGMTYVLALGMSRVVGRALPFLAPFIGALGGFVTGTNTNSNVVFAPLQQRTAEVIGYNPLIILAAQNVGGAIGSVISPAKVIVGCSTVGLAGREGRVMRLNLIYGVLILGFMGLLTAALLVFV; this is translated from the coding sequence ATGTCCTCTCTATCGATCGGGCCGTTCACCTGGCTGCTGGCTTTCTCCCCAATCCTGGTCTCCGTGGCGTTGATGGTGGGCGCCCGCTGGAGTGGGGCGAAGGCCGGATGGGTGGGGTGGTGCCTGGCGTTGGGCGTGGCGGCCTTCGCTTTCGGCGGTGGGACGCGCCTTCTCTGGTATAGCCAGCTGAAAGGGCTCCTGCTCACGTTTTTCGTTCTGTATATCGTCTGGTTTGCGCTGGCCTTGTTCCATGTGGTGGATGAGGCCGGCGCCCTGCAGGTGATCAGCGTCGGGGTGGCCCGGCTCACGGCCGATCGCACCATGCAACTCCTGATCCTGAGCTGGGTCTTCGCCTCCTTCCTCCAGGGGGTGACCGGCTTCGGGGTGCCCGTCGCCGTGGTCGCCCCGTTGCTCGTTGGGCTGGGCTTCCCGGCCATGACCGGCGTGGTCGCCGCCAGCATCGGGCACGCCTGGGCGATCACCTTCGGCAGCATCGCTTCGTCGTTCTACGCGCTGATGGCCATCACCGGGATGGACGGGTTCACGCTGGCGCCCTGGACGACGTTCCTGTTGGGGGTAGCCTGCTTCTTCTCCGGCCTGGTGCCCGCCTACCTGTACCAGGGATGGCCCTCGCTGCGGCACAGCCTCCCGGCCGTCCTGGTGATCGGGAGCGTGATGGCCGTCGTGCAGTATGGGATGGCCACGCACGGCTTGTGGAATCTGGCGTCGTTCATCGCCGGGCTGACGGGGCTGGCCGTCGCGGCTGCTCTGACTCGATTGCCCATGTACCGGGGATCGGCGGGGGAGCAGCTCGCCAACCGTCGTCACCTCGATGCGCCGATCCGCATAAGTGTGCCGGCGGCCTTATCCGCCTACCTGATATTGCTTCTCGTGGTGGTGGTGGCGCAATTCGTGCCTCCGTTTCCTGATCTCCTCAACCGCGTCAGGATCGTGATGCACTTCCCCGAGACCCGCACGGCGTTGGGATGGGTGAATCCGGCCGGGACCGGGCGCACCATCAGCGTGTTCGGACATGCGGGCGCGTTGATCTTCTACACCTGCGTGATCTCCTACCTGGTTTATCGGCGTTTGGGATGCTATGCCCCGGGCACTCCGGGACGGATCGTGCGGCGGACGGCGCGCGGCGCGTGGAAATCGAGCCTGGCGATCCTGTTCCTGGTGGGCATGGCGATGGCGATGGCCGATAGCGGGATGACCTACGTGCTGGCGTTGGGGATGAGCCGGGTGGTCGGCCGTGCGCTCCCCTTCCTGGCCCCCTTTATCGGCGCGCTGGGCGGCTTTGTGACGGGCACGAACACGAACTCCAACGTGGTGTTCGCCCCGCTCCAGCAGCGGACGGCCGAGGTGATCGGGTACAATCCGTTGATCATCCTGGCTGCGCAGAATGTGGGGGGCGCGATCGGCAGCGTGATCTCGCCTGCCAAGGTGATCGTGGGATGCAGCACGGTGGGGCTGGCGGGCCGGGAGGGCCGGGTGATGCGGCTCAATCTCATCTACGGGGTGCTCATCCTGGGTTTCATGGGGCTGTTGACGGCGGCCCTGCTGGTATTCGTATAG
- a CDS encoding VTT domain-containing protein yields MRPAYLPAVWQARLLRIGGFLLAIGISALIILERDRLSSLGHYGYPGIFLISMASSATILLPAPGIAVVFATGSVLSPLLVGLAAGLGETLGELTGYLAGASGRAIIEDRERYQQLVEKTRRYGLFVVFFLSMVPNPAFDLAGIAAGALRFPLSSFLVACWAGKTIKTTVIALLGAGSLGLLSHLL; encoded by the coding sequence ATGCGCCCCGCTTATCTGCCCGCCGTCTGGCAAGCTCGTCTCCTGCGTATCGGAGGGTTCCTTCTGGCCATCGGCATCAGTGCCCTGATCATCCTGGAGCGGGATCGTCTGAGCTCTCTGGGGCACTATGGATATCCTGGGATCTTCCTCATCAGCATGGCCAGCAGTGCGACGATCCTCCTGCCAGCTCCCGGCATCGCCGTCGTCTTCGCGACGGGAAGCGTGCTCAGCCCCCTCCTCGTGGGCCTTGCGGCCGGCCTGGGCGAAACCCTGGGCGAGCTGACCGGCTACCTGGCCGGCGCCAGCGGTCGCGCCATCATCGAGGACAGAGAGCGCTATCAGCAACTCGTTGAGAAAACCCGACGATACGGCCTGTTCGTCGTCTTCTTCCTCTCCATGGTGCCCAACCCGGCTTTCGACCTGGCGGGAATCGCCGCCGGCGCCCTCCGGTTCCCCCTGAGCAGCTTCCTGGTCGCGTGCTGGGCGGGCAAGACGATCAAAACCACGGTCATCGCGCTCCTGGGCGCGGGATCGCTGGGGCTCCTCTCCCATCTCCTGTAA
- a CDS encoding DMT family transporter yields the protein MSRRTPLTRRPHIPTRSGWILVALAAHTSWGAYPVLARYLQVVSGLPTMSLIVTGNIFVFIALALVTFRRLDPRVFRSPILWMFALAVVSRAITNLLAVRFTQAIYVQLITLMTPFLVAFLSATLLHDRIPPYTGRATAISLIGALLMMSKDLTPSNTKLALSSTDGIGIALALASSLFLALYMILVRRAAQHNISGEALLITQMVTIISIATILSLLLGEDWHRWQALSRRDWYVFAGFVLGVLVGGNVTQIGALQHLGAPLVSSLLAWRLVSALAFGALLLDERLTSVWQVAGALIVLVTITWYLQQQRGRE from the coding sequence ATGTCCCGACGCACCCCACTAACCAGGCGCCCCCACATCCCTACACGGTCCGGCTGGATCCTCGTCGCGCTGGCCGCCCATACCAGCTGGGGGGCATATCCCGTCCTGGCCCGCTACCTTCAGGTCGTGAGCGGCCTCCCCACCATGTCCCTCATCGTCACCGGGAACATCTTCGTCTTCATCGCGCTGGCGCTCGTCACATTCCGCCGCCTGGATCCTCGCGTCTTCCGATCCCCGATCCTGTGGATGTTCGCCCTGGCGGTCGTCTCCCGAGCCATCACCAACCTGCTCGCCGTGCGATTCACGCAGGCCATCTACGTGCAGCTGATCACGCTCATGACGCCCTTCCTGGTGGCCTTCCTCAGCGCCACGCTGCTACACGATCGCATCCCTCCCTACACCGGCCGCGCCACGGCCATCAGCCTCATCGGGGCACTGCTCATGATGAGCAAAGACCTCACACCGTCGAACACAAAGCTCGCCCTGAGCTCCACCGACGGGATCGGGATCGCGCTCGCCCTGGCCAGCAGCCTCTTCCTGGCCCTATACATGATCCTGGTCCGGCGAGCGGCCCAGCACAACATCTCCGGCGAGGCCCTCCTGATCACGCAGATGGTCACCATCATCAGCATCGCCACCATCTTGAGCCTGCTCCTCGGCGAGGACTGGCACCGCTGGCAGGCGCTCAGCCGGCGGGACTGGTACGTCTTCGCCGGGTTCGTGCTCGGCGTACTGGTCGGCGGCAATGTGACGCAGATCGGCGCCCTCCAGCACCTCGGCGCCCCCCTGGTCAGCAGCCTGCTGGCGTGGCGTTTAGTGAGCGCACTGGCCTTCGGGGCGCTGCTGCTCGACGAGCGCCTGACCTCCGTCTGGCAGGTCGCGGGAGCGCTCATCGTGCTCGTCACCATCACCTGGTACCTGCAACAACAACGTGGACGGGAGTAA
- a CDS encoding GNAT family N-acetyltransferase encodes MIQGEKVRLRAITRDDLPRYTTWLNDPQVIEYFGPYRPWSLEDEEDWFTKQRTDPSVMNFAIDALEDGQHVGGCGLSHIDQRNRTAECGIFIGEKSRWGQGLGTDAMRALIRYGFQQLNLHRIYLRVYEENRRAIRAYEKVGFRIEGRWREAEFRHGRYHDILWMSILAHELPTS; translated from the coding sequence ATGATCCAGGGGGAAAAGGTACGCTTACGGGCCATCACCCGGGATGATTTACCCCGCTACACGACCTGGTTGAACGATCCCCAGGTCATCGAATATTTCGGCCCGTACCGCCCATGGAGCCTGGAAGACGAAGAGGACTGGTTCACAAAGCAACGCACCGATCCATCGGTGATGAACTTCGCCATCGATGCGCTAGAAGACGGGCAGCATGTGGGCGGATGCGGGCTCAGCCACATCGACCAGCGAAACCGCACGGCCGAATGCGGCATCTTCATCGGCGAGAAGTCCCGTTGGGGACAGGGGCTGGGGACCGACGCGATGCGGGCGCTGATCCGATACGGTTTCCAGCAGCTCAACCTCCATCGCATCTATCTGCGGGTCTACGAGGAGAACCGACGCGCCATCCGAGCCTACGAAAAGGTGGGGTTTCGGATCGAAGGTCGCTGGCGGGAGGCGGAATTCCGCCATGGTCGTTACCATGACATCCTCTGGATGAGCATCCTGGCCCATGAACTTCCCACGTCGTGA
- a CDS encoding sulfite exporter TauE/SafE family protein, translated as MDWYLYPAVIAAGFACGFINTLAGSGSLITLPLLIFLGLPATVANGTNRVAILLQNIVGVRGFQSHGLLDLRQALWLAGPAALGAIVGARIAVDLNETTMQRAIGVIMVIMLFVMLINPKRWLQGRGGEVRERPGLAEMGLFFLIGIYGGFIQAGVGIFLLAGLVLGAGFDLVRANAIKVLIILVFTVPALIVFLLNGQVNWGIGLILATGNMMGAWAGTQFASRPGAAVWVHRILVAVVVVSSAKLLGLFDLVTRAVS; from the coding sequence ATGGATTGGTATCTCTATCCGGCCGTGATCGCTGCGGGGTTTGCCTGTGGCTTCATCAACACGTTGGCGGGCAGCGGCTCGTTGATCACGCTGCCGTTGCTGATTTTCCTGGGGCTCCCCGCCACAGTGGCGAACGGCACCAACCGGGTGGCCATCCTGTTGCAGAACATCGTCGGCGTGCGTGGCTTCCAATCACATGGCCTGCTGGATCTGCGACAGGCGTTATGGCTGGCCGGCCCTGCCGCCCTAGGAGCGATCGTGGGGGCCCGCATCGCGGTGGACCTGAACGAGACGACCATGCAGCGAGCGATCGGCGTGATCATGGTCATCATGTTGTTCGTGATGCTGATCAATCCCAAGCGCTGGCTGCAGGGGCGGGGCGGGGAGGTCCGGGAACGGCCGGGGTTGGCCGAGATGGGCTTGTTCTTCCTGATCGGGATCTACGGGGGATTTATCCAGGCCGGGGTGGGCATTTTCCTGTTGGCCGGCCTGGTGTTGGGCGCCGGATTTGACCTGGTGCGGGCGAACGCGATCAAGGTCCTCATTATCCTGGTCTTCACGGTCCCCGCCCTGATCGTGTTTCTGCTGAACGGTCAGGTGAATTGGGGCATCGGCCTGATTCTGGCGACCGGGAACATGATGGGGGCGTGGGCGGGAACTCAGTTCGCCTCCCGGCCGGGGGCCGCCGTGTGGGTCCACCGGATCCTGGTGGCCGTGGTCGTCGTGTCCAGTGCCAAGCTGCTGGGCCTGTTCGATCTGGTCACCCGGGCGGTAAGCTGA